From Podospora bellae-mahoneyi strain CBS 112042 chromosome 3, whole genome shotgun sequence, the proteins below share one genomic window:
- a CDS encoding hypothetical protein (EggNog:ENOG503PGU1) — translation MCRKVVFVGMCSHCNGGPFEWTLLSRELPCLDAKNSGLFGGCPTGVERDEKQHEQECAACEALLGADEGYGPGMEDEETLGFVGYYTGDFGAIPPPTTTTTASNPTGSGDGHPSHITHHHYQHVKKGSGEYHDWNVVAVGAAAAAAAADHDYHHKKAYSADKSVAGGQASGIRRSSERRGSGGDESRRKKKQRKT, via the coding sequence ATGTGCCGCAAAGTAGTCTTCGTTGGCATGTGCTCCCACTGCAACGGCGGCCCCTTCGAATggaccctcctctcccgcgaGCTCCCCTGCCTCGACGCGAAAAACAGCGGCCTCTTTGGCGGCTGCCCGACCGGCGTCGAGAGGGACGAGAAGCAACACGAGCAAGAATGCGCCGCCTGCGAGGCGCTGCTGGGCGCGGACGAGGGCTACGGGCCCGGCATGGAGGACGAAGAGACACTCGGGTTTGTGGGTTACTACACCGGCGACTTTGGcgccatccccccccccaccaccaccaccaccgccagcaatCCCACCGGTAGTGGTGATGGCCATCCCAGTCACATCAcgcatcatcattatcagcACGTCAAGAAGGGGAGCGGGGAGTATCACGACTGGAatgtggtggctgttggtgctgctgctgctgctgctgctgcggatCATGACTATCATCACAAGAAAGCATACAGTGCTGACAAgagtgttgctggtgggcaGGCGTCAGGGATAAGGCGATCGtcagagaggagggggagcgggggggatgagtcgaggaggaagaagaaacagcGGAAGACCTGA
- a CDS encoding hypothetical protein (COG:G; EggNog:ENOG503NXUF): MADVEKEVAQQSLQERTATSKDGTSSEELEFDYTEEEEAIVRRKIDWHTVPLVTLLYMLCFLDRINIGNARIQGLARDLDMVQGVKFNWALSIFYIIYLLVEVPSNILLKAIGARFYLPLLVCGFGLVSLCTAFVKDFAGLMVARSFLGVFEGGAMPGMAFFLSCFYKRNELLFRIGIYVSAASIAGAFGGLLAAALSQIPSWGAAGAEIHTWRNIFFFEGLITVIIGLLAPIWMPTDPSTAYFLNERERKIAAERLLREHRSDPARKVTWADIKAAVFCIHNYTCALAFFLINITVQGLSVFLPTILNDLGWTNTQAQLYSVPPYVCACVVAIAVAWLSDKSGQRGVWLGSFACLAVVGFAILRWVENTNVRYMAVFFVTIGAFPGGPGFLSWAMNNSAGPSVRAVTSAYVVTLGTIGGIVATWTYIYYDGPKYHTGHTINLVGQIVTACCALFGILYCARENRVRAAGKRDHRLEGLTEEEAEELGSRHPRFRYWT, translated from the exons atggccgaCGTGGAAAAGGAAGTCG CCCAGCAGTCGTTGCAGGAGCGCACGGCAACCTCCAAGGATGGCACCTCTTCCGAGGAGCTCGAGTTCGACTAcactgaggaggaggaggccatcgtCCGCCGCAAGATCGACTGGCACACGGTGCCTCTGGTGACGCTCCTCTACATGCTGTGCTTTCTCGACCGCATCAACATCGGCAATGCGCGTATCCAAGGATTGGCCAGGGACCTCGACATGGTGCAAGGCGTCAAGTTCAACTGggccctctccatcttctaCATCATCTACCTGCTCGTCGAGGTGCCcagcaacatcctcctcaaggcCATCGGAGCGCGTTTCTACCTCCCACTTCTCGTCTGCGGCTTCGGCCTCGTCTCGTTGTGCACCGCCTTCGTCAAGGATTTTGCTGGCCTCATGGTCGCCCGTTCATTCCTGGGTGTCTTTGAAGGAGGTGCCATGCCTGGTATGGCCTTCTTCCTGAGCTGCTTCTACAAGCGCAACGAGCTCCTGTTCCGCATCGGTATTTACGTCTCGGCTGCTTCCATCGCCGGTGCTTTTGGTGGTCTCCTGGCCGCCGCCTTGTCCCAGATCCCCTCGTGGGGAGCCGCGGGCGCCGAGATCCACACGTGGCGcaacatcttcttctttgagGGTCTCATCACCGTCATCATTGGTCTTTTGGCGCCCATTTGGATGCCTACTGATCCGTCGACCGCCTACTTCCTCAACGAGCGCGAGCGAAAGATTGCCGCTGAGCGTTTGTTGCGTGAGCACAGGTCTGATCCCGCCAGGAAGGTCACCTGGGCCGATATCAAGGCTGCTGTTTTCTGCATCCACAACTACACCTGCGCCCtggccttcttcctcatcaacatcaccgtCCAGGGTCTCTCGGTGTTTTtgcccaccatcctcaacgaCCTCGGCTGGACCAACACCCAAGCGCAGCTTTACTCTGTGCCTCCCTACGTGTGCGCCTGCGTGGTTGCCATCGCCGTGGCGTGGCTCAGCGACAAGTCCGGGCAGCGTGGTGTCTGGCTGGGTTCGTTTGCCTGCCTCGCCGTGGTTGGCTTCGCCATCCTGCGATGGGTCGAGAACACCAACGTTCGTTACATGGCCGTGTTTTTTGTCACCATAGGTGCTTTCCCGGGCGGCCCTGGTTTCCTTAGTTGGGCGATGAACA ATTCTGCGGGGCCTTCGGTTCGGGCTGTCACCAGCGCCTATGTTGTCACGCTTGGAACCATTGGTGGTATCGTCGCAAC TTGGACCTACATCTACTACGACGGTCCCAAGTACCACACTGGCcacaccatcaacctcgtTGGCCAAATCGTCACGGCATGCTGCGCCCTGTTTGGCATCTTGTACTGTGCGCGGGAGAACAGGGTTCGGGCCGCTGGAAAGCGCGACCACCGTCTGGAGGGTctgaccgaggaggaggccgaggagctgggcaGCAGACACCCTCGTTTCCGCTACTGGACTTGA
- a CDS encoding hypothetical protein (EggNog:ENOG503PGUC; COG:S) gives MASNTPTPLTKANNPLDFMTKISPSAYVYTPPTSTNSTSQNNDPKLLLLATWMGARDVHIAKYLLPYQSLYPSSSIVLLRSEPRHFFSKTSAPNDVAPVVPFVKSLFVGSPTPGDKTKPEVLIHLWSNGGSLMLHHLRQALTPEALPRYVIIYDSCPGQYRYLSAFKAFSAGSKGVVYWLLAPMLHLFCAWGWFWHVFIGRNKTGPLAYLNRGHNDWGKLGGREVRRGYIYSEGDELVHWRDVESHAEEARRNGFAVVKLEKFRGTGHVAHGRGEGNQERYWGVVRGLWEGRLE, from the coding sequence ATggcctccaacacccccacccctctcaccaaagccaacaaccccctcgacTTCATGACCAAAATCTCACCCTCCGCCTACGTTtacacccctcccacatctACCAACAGCACCTCCCAGAACAACGACCCAAAACTCCTTCTCCTAGCCACCTGGATGGGCGCCCGTGACGTCCATATAGCCaaatacctcctcccctatCAGTCCCtctacccctcctcctccatcgtcCTGCTACGTTCCGAACCACGCCACTTCTTCTCCAAAACCTCGGCGCCGAACGACGTCGCTCCCGTGGTGCCCTTTGTAAAATCCCTTTTTGTCGGGTCACCAACCCCAGGTGACAAGACCAAGCCAGAAGTGCTGATCCACCTCTGGTCCAACGGCGGCAGTCTAATGctgcaccacctccgccaggCCCTAACCCCCGAGGCCCTGCCCAGATATGTCATCATCTACGACTCTTGTCCCGGCCAGTACAGGTACTTGTCCGCGTTCAAAGCCTTCTCGGCTGGGtcaaagggggtggtgtacTGGTTACTCGCGCCGATGCTCCACCTCTTCTGTGCGTGGGGGTGGTTCTGGCACGTTTTTATTGGGAGGAACAAGACGGGACCGTTGGCGTATTTGAACAGGGGGCACAATGACTGGGGGaagctgggggggagggaggtgaggagggggtatATCTACAGCGAGGGGGATGAGCTGGTGCATTGGAGGGATGTGGAGAGCCATGCCGAGGAGGCAAGGAGGAACGGGTTCGCGGTCGTGAAGTTGGAAAAGTTTAGAGGGACGGGGCATGTGGCgcatgggaggggggaggggaatcaGGAGAGGtattggggggttgttaggggtttgtgggaggggaggttggagtag